A single genomic interval of Demequina sp. NBRC 110054 harbors:
- the murJ gene encoding murein biosynthesis integral membrane protein MurJ encodes MTAPEQESAPEPEAGGTGQRMSGRRLGRSTAIMASGTFVSRATGWLRNWMLLAAVGATTGAANAYDVANKIPNSLYALLAAGVLNAALVPQIIKAFQQPDGKRIVDRILTVGTVISIAAGLVFTLAAPLMVRLLASGWKEDQLAVATGLAYWIIPQVTFYGIYTLLGQVLNAREQFGPFMWAPVLNNIVSIAGLAAYLGIYGRIAVDERAIDASEWTPERIALLGGTATLGIAAQALILLIPLIRGGYGLRWRWSGEPGEMGSLKQVVTWALAAVAVEQVGGLAALRVATAVNTDQAEAIAGNAAYFQAMTIYIVPHSLVTVSLLTALFTSMSRFHTSGNTRGLVGEISRGARVIAVFGVWASATMIVAAGPITRVMMAPSPPDDVAVTIPVLQALSLGLVPLGLMVLVKRVLFVLEDARSIFYIQIPMTIVWVAVAYGVQAVAPARWWTVGVALGLVASNVIAVILRTLTLRKRFGWLDGSRIVPVYAKSVLAIIPAVGAGGLIVWWAPEAATLTGVDGVLTAGALGVAIAVTMFLVYGIILKLLGVEELGQMLSPVTRRLRRVR; translated from the coding sequence GTGACCGCACCCGAGCAGGAGTCAGCGCCAGAGCCAGAGGCAGGCGGGACGGGCCAGCGCATGAGCGGCCGCCGGCTCGGGCGGTCGACGGCGATCATGGCTTCGGGCACGTTCGTCTCGCGAGCCACGGGCTGGCTCCGCAACTGGATGTTGCTGGCGGCGGTCGGTGCGACCACGGGCGCCGCGAACGCCTACGACGTCGCGAACAAGATCCCCAACTCGCTCTACGCGCTGCTCGCCGCTGGCGTCCTCAACGCTGCCCTGGTGCCCCAGATCATCAAGGCCTTCCAGCAGCCCGACGGCAAGCGGATCGTCGATCGCATCCTCACGGTCGGCACTGTGATCTCGATCGCCGCAGGCCTCGTGTTCACTCTCGCCGCGCCGCTGATGGTGCGGCTCCTCGCGTCGGGATGGAAGGAGGACCAGCTCGCGGTCGCCACGGGGCTCGCCTACTGGATCATCCCCCAAGTGACGTTCTACGGGATCTACACGCTGCTGGGGCAGGTGCTCAACGCCCGCGAGCAGTTCGGGCCCTTCATGTGGGCCCCCGTCCTCAACAACATCGTCTCGATCGCGGGTCTTGCGGCCTACCTGGGCATCTACGGACGCATCGCCGTCGACGAGAGGGCAATCGATGCGTCCGAGTGGACCCCCGAGCGGATCGCGCTCCTGGGCGGGACCGCGACTCTCGGCATTGCCGCGCAGGCGCTCATCCTGCTGATCCCGCTGATCCGCGGGGGCTACGGCCTGCGATGGCGTTGGTCCGGCGAGCCCGGCGAGATGGGCTCGCTCAAGCAGGTCGTGACCTGGGCGCTCGCCGCTGTCGCCGTGGAGCAGGTGGGCGGGTTGGCGGCGCTCCGCGTGGCGACGGCCGTCAACACCGACCAGGCGGAGGCGATCGCGGGAAACGCCGCCTACTTCCAGGCGATGACGATCTACATCGTCCCTCATTCGCTCGTCACGGTGTCGCTGCTGACCGCCCTGTTCACGTCGATGTCGCGCTTCCATACGTCCGGCAACACGCGGGGCCTCGTGGGCGAGATCTCCCGAGGCGCCCGCGTGATCGCCGTGTTCGGCGTGTGGGCATCCGCGACGATGATCGTGGCGGCAGGTCCGATCACTCGCGTGATGATGGCGCCGAGCCCCCCGGACGATGTTGCCGTCACCATCCCCGTCCTGCAGGCCCTCTCCCTGGGCCTCGTGCCGCTCGGCCTCATGGTCCTCGTGAAGCGCGTGCTGTTCGTCCTGGAGGACGCGCGGTCGATCTTCTACATCCAGATCCCGATGACGATCGTGTGGGTCGCTGTCGCCTACGGCGTGCAGGCGGTCGCTCCCGCCCGGTGGTGGACCGTCGGCGTCGCGCTCGGCCTGGTCGCCTCGAACGTCATCGCGGTCATCCTGCGCACCCTCACGCTGCGCAAGCGCTTCGGCTGGCTGGACGGCTCCCGCATCGTCCCCGTCTATGCGAAGTCCGTGCTCGCGATCATCCCTGCCGTGGGTGCGGGCGGCCTGATCGTGTGGTGGGCACCGGAGGCGGCCACGCTGACCGGGGTGGACGGCGTCCTGACCGCCGGCGCGCTCGGCGTCGCGATCGCGGTCACGATGTTCCTGGTATACGGGATCATTCTGAAGCTGTTGGGCGTTGAGGAACTGGGGCAGATGCTGTCACCGGTGACTCGCCGTCTCCGCCGCGTACGATAA
- a CDS encoding Lrp/AsnC family transcriptional regulator — protein sequence MSERVEGASRPSNLRLDELDEHILWELSRDARLSNTALAAKVHVSPSTTHARVKSLRDAGVIKSSHIEMDFEALGLPVQGLISVKLQAQARPQIKTYARKVVRLPNVMSVFFVGGQVDFLIHVVCTSTGQLRDFVASYISMDPVVASTETNIVFEHLIGAEHHGTTGGIQAMRKPFE from the coding sequence ATGTCAGAACGCGTGGAAGGGGCCTCCCGGCCGTCGAATCTTCGGCTCGACGAGCTCGACGAGCACATCCTGTGGGAGCTGTCGCGGGACGCGCGCCTGTCCAACACCGCGCTCGCGGCGAAGGTGCACGTCTCCCCGTCGACCACTCACGCGCGCGTGAAGTCGCTTCGCGACGCCGGAGTCATCAAGTCCTCCCACATCGAGATGGACTTCGAGGCGCTCGGGCTGCCGGTGCAGGGACTCATCTCGGTCAAGCTCCAGGCGCAGGCACGCCCGCAGATCAAGACCTACGCCCGCAAGGTCGTGCGTCTGCCGAACGTGATGTCGGTGTTCTTCGTCGGAGGGCAGGTCGACTTCCTCATCCACGTCGTGTGCACGTCCACGGGTCAGCTGCGCGACTTCGTCGCGAGCTACATCTCGATGGATCCCGTGGTCGCGTCGACCGAGACCAACATCGTGTTCGAGCACCTCATCGGCGCCGAGCACCACGGCACGACGGGCGGCATTCAGGCGATGCGCAAGCCCTTCGAGTAG
- a CDS encoding NUDIX hydrolase, with translation MPVPSSPRPRPAPMPPAASSVRRRRDGSQRAAHLPVSNEVSAGGVAIKVEDGIAYAACIGRRNRAGRLEWCLPKGHIEQGETPEIAAVREVAEETGITSEIIQPIGVIDYWFTGDDRRVHKTVHHYLLEARGGFITTDNDPDHEAEVAEWIPLSNLVQRLAFPNERKMAQIAVTLLAPT, from the coding sequence ATGCCCGTCCCGTCCAGCCCTCGACCCCGCCCGGCGCCGATGCCGCCGGCGGCGAGCTCGGTGCGGCGCAGACGCGACGGCTCGCAGAGGGCGGCGCACCTGCCTGTGAGCAACGAGGTGTCCGCCGGTGGAGTGGCCATCAAGGTCGAGGACGGCATCGCGTACGCCGCCTGCATCGGGCGCCGCAATCGCGCCGGACGCCTCGAGTGGTGCCTGCCCAAGGGTCACATCGAGCAGGGCGAGACGCCTGAGATCGCGGCGGTGCGCGAGGTTGCCGAGGAGACGGGCATCACCTCGGAGATCATCCAGCCGATCGGGGTCATCGACTACTGGTTCACCGGGGACGACCGGCGCGTGCACAAGACCGTGCACCACTATCTGCTCGAGGCGCGCGGCGGATTCATCACCACGGACAACGACCCGGACCACGAGGCAGAGGTGGCCGAGTGGATCCCGTTGTCCAACCTGGTGCAGCGGCTCGCGTTCCCGAACGAGCGGAAGATGGCCCAGATCGCCGTGACCCTGCTGGCTCCCACGTGA
- a CDS encoding MFS transporter, with the protein MSLRADLRVLWRSPGFRRLTWTRLLSQGGDGMFQVGIATAFFFDPTTATSPEQIAVGFAVLLAPFTLVGPFVGPLIDRWQRQRILLVGNLVRLVLAAGIITLVLADAPVWSLYATALLTLSVNRFLLAAMTAGLPQVVPAHQLLAANAVLPTLGTIAASVGGAIGGIATFVVPSVSDNSLAVTALICAGLAFGASSIAATRISRKELGPTHPLEKLDVGAQLRALTAELLEGERYLRARRTPWHALGVMSAQRLLYGLVFVASILASRSILADPDDAEAALGAFSIVLGFAAVGFGLAAVITPMLGDRVSRERWILICLGIGAVGQIVLATAPTAWALLTAAIIVSFAVQGGKIAVDTIVQRDTEDHVRGRAFTLYDMAYNVAFMSSAVVGGLILPDSGWSRPIMLGIAVVYVLVAIVFARTPHEVRPVPPRPVAN; encoded by the coding sequence ATGTCCCTGCGCGCCGACCTCCGTGTGCTGTGGAGGTCTCCCGGCTTCCGCCGCCTCACCTGGACGCGGCTGCTGTCCCAGGGCGGCGACGGCATGTTCCAGGTCGGCATCGCGACGGCGTTCTTCTTCGATCCGACGACCGCGACCTCGCCCGAGCAGATCGCCGTCGGCTTCGCGGTGCTGCTCGCGCCCTTCACGCTCGTCGGGCCGTTCGTCGGGCCGCTGATCGACCGATGGCAGCGCCAGCGGATCCTGCTCGTCGGCAACCTCGTACGGCTCGTGCTCGCCGCCGGCATCATCACGCTCGTGCTCGCGGACGCGCCCGTGTGGTCCCTCTACGCGACGGCGCTGCTGACCCTGTCGGTGAACCGCTTCCTGCTCGCGGCGATGACCGCGGGCCTTCCGCAGGTCGTGCCCGCACATCAGCTGCTCGCGGCGAACGCCGTGCTCCCCACTCTCGGCACGATCGCCGCCTCGGTGGGCGGCGCGATCGGCGGGATCGCGACGTTCGTCGTTCCCTCGGTGAGCGACAACTCGCTCGCTGTCACCGCGCTGATCTGCGCGGGACTCGCCTTCGGCGCCTCGTCGATCGCCGCGACCCGCATCTCGCGCAAGGAGCTCGGCCCCACGCACCCGCTCGAGAAGCTCGACGTCGGTGCGCAGCTGCGCGCGCTCACCGCCGAGCTGCTGGAGGGCGAGCGCTACCTCCGCGCGCGCCGCACGCCCTGGCACGCGCTCGGCGTGATGTCGGCGCAGCGGCTGCTCTACGGACTGGTCTTCGTGGCATCGATCCTCGCGTCGCGCAGCATCCTCGCCGACCCGGACGACGCGGAGGCGGCCCTGGGCGCGTTCTCGATCGTCCTCGGGTTCGCGGCGGTCGGGTTCGGTCTCGCGGCGGTGATCACGCCGATGCTCGGCGACCGCGTCTCGCGCGAGCGGTGGATCCTCATCTGCCTCGGCATCGGCGCGGTCGGGCAGATCGTGCTCGCGACCGCGCCGACCGCGTGGGCGCTGCTCACCGCCGCGATCATCGTGAGCTTCGCGGTCCAGGGAGGGAAGATCGCGGTCGACACGATCGTCCAGCGCGACACCGAGGACCATGTCCGCGGCCGGGCCTTCACGCTCTACGACATGGCCTACAACGTCGCCTTCATGTCCTCGGCCGTGGTCGGCGGGCTGATCCTCCCCGACAGCGGCTGGTCGCGCCCGATCATGCTCGGCATCGCGGTGGTCTACGTGCTGGTCGCGATCGTGTTCGCGCGCACCCCGCACGAGGTGCGACCCGTTCCCCCGCGACCCGTCGCGAACTGA
- a CDS encoding acyltransferase, translating into MVDATPASRDRYADLLRVGSLAGVILGHFFMAAVAMDHAAGTIAVANVLDTQPWARPLTLIFQVMPIFFVVGGFAHATAWRTVRRRGGGYADFIRSRIVRLMRPTLVFVAIGNLVGFFVEASTADDALTGPVLQVAGQLLWFLGIYLIAVGFAPALLTAHDRWGWRVLAALAGAVVLVDVLRLAVGIDGVKWLNFAFVWLAVHQLGFFYADGVADRVGARRLGGTMLGGGAAVLALLAWLGPYSTTMVSYAGEELSNLAPPTVALLVFAVAQAGALLLLRGPATRWLARRRVWATVIVAGSVAMTAFLWHFTALIGVHLVLWAFGTDLSGDPSTASFWWVKLAMLVPFLALVLLLVIVFRFAERPPKPAPPAGPSRGRAVLAAASVVLGIVGLLGFAVTGFRGAGDLYVGHLVGIPITEQVALALVALSYGAAELAVWFRTVRAYPERS; encoded by the coding sequence ATGGTCGATGCGACGCCCGCGTCGCGCGACCGGTACGCGGATCTGCTGCGCGTCGGCTCACTCGCGGGGGTGATCCTGGGCCACTTCTTCATGGCCGCTGTCGCGATGGACCACGCCGCGGGCACGATCGCCGTCGCGAACGTTCTCGACACCCAGCCCTGGGCGCGCCCGCTCACCCTGATCTTCCAGGTGATGCCGATCTTCTTCGTGGTCGGCGGCTTCGCGCACGCGACGGCTTGGCGGACAGTGCGCCGCAGGGGAGGCGGGTACGCGGACTTCATCCGCTCCCGCATCGTCCGGCTGATGAGGCCGACGCTGGTCTTCGTAGCCATCGGGAATCTCGTGGGATTCTTCGTCGAGGCGAGCACGGCGGATGATGCGCTGACGGGCCCGGTGCTCCAGGTCGCGGGGCAGCTGCTGTGGTTCCTCGGGATCTACCTGATCGCGGTCGGCTTCGCGCCCGCGCTGCTCACCGCGCACGACCGCTGGGGATGGCGGGTGCTCGCGGCGCTCGCCGGCGCGGTGGTGCTCGTCGACGTGCTGCGTCTCGCGGTCGGGATCGACGGCGTGAAGTGGCTCAACTTCGCGTTCGTGTGGCTCGCCGTGCACCAGCTCGGCTTCTTCTACGCCGACGGCGTGGCCGACAGGGTGGGCGCGAGGCGCCTGGGAGGGACGATGCTGGGCGGGGGCGCGGCCGTCCTCGCCCTGCTCGCGTGGCTGGGTCCGTACTCGACGACGATGGTGTCGTACGCGGGCGAGGAGCTGTCCAATCTCGCGCCGCCCACGGTCGCCCTGCTGGTCTTCGCGGTCGCGCAGGCAGGAGCGCTCCTGCTGCTGCGCGGCCCAGCGACGCGCTGGCTCGCGCGGCGGCGGGTCTGGGCGACGGTCATCGTCGCCGGCTCGGTCGCGATGACCGCGTTCCTGTGGCATTTCACGGCTCTCATCGGCGTGCACCTCGTGCTGTGGGCCTTCGGGACGGACCTGAGCGGCGACCCGTCGACCGCATCGTTCTGGTGGGTCAAGCTCGCCATGCTCGTGCCGTTCCTGGCGCTGGTCCTCCTCCTCGTGATCGTCTTCCGGTTCGCCGAGCGGCCGCCGAAGCCCGCTCCACCTGCGGGCCCGTCCAGGGGCAGGGCCGTGCTCGCCGCGGCGTCGGTGGTGCTCGGAATCGTCGGCCTGCTCGGATTCGCCGTCACCGGCTTCCGCGGTGCCGGCGACCTCTACGTGGGCCACCTTGTCGGGATCCCGATCACCGAGCAGGTGGCGCTCGCGCTCGTCGCCCTCTCGTATGGTGCAGCCGAGCTCGCGGTGTGGTTCAGGACGGTCCGGGCTTACCCTGAGCGGAGTTGA
- a CDS encoding CCA tRNA nucleotidyltransferase — MTRRSTVPDRVPLDVLRSRAEGLWAALPPEVAELGTLFADAGHELALVGGPVRDAFLGRSSADLDFATSARPEETERLLKRWTSATWDMGRDFGTIGGRRGDVVAEITTYRADEYDGATRKPTVSFGDSLEGDLARRDFTVNSMAVALPSLEFIDPFGGLEDLAGGLLRTPIEPTVSFGDDPLRMMRAARFASQLGFEIEPATFSAMHEMSGRIEIVSAERVRDELTKLLLGGDVRAGLTALVDSGIADVILPELPALRLAVDASHHHKDVYEHTLTVVDQAIDLETDADGPVPGPDLTLRLAALLHDIGKPPTKRLEAGGVVTFHHHEIVGAKMSTKRLKALRFDKETTKAVNLLVSLHLRFHGYADARWSDSAVRRYVTDAGDQLERLHRLTRADVTTGNRRKADRLSFAYDDLEHRIAELREQEEIDAIRPDLDGTQIMEILGIRPGREVGQAYKHLLDLRMEHGPLGAERAEAELRAWWAERSS, encoded by the coding sequence ATGACCCGTCGATCCACCGTGCCTGACCGCGTGCCCCTCGACGTGCTGAGGAGTCGTGCGGAGGGGCTGTGGGCGGCGCTGCCCCCCGAGGTCGCGGAGCTCGGCACGCTGTTCGCCGACGCGGGCCACGAGCTCGCGCTCGTCGGCGGTCCCGTCCGCGACGCGTTCCTCGGGCGCTCGTCGGCCGATCTGGACTTCGCGACGAGCGCGCGTCCCGAGGAGACCGAGCGTCTCCTCAAGCGCTGGACGTCGGCGACATGGGACATGGGGCGCGACTTCGGCACCATCGGTGGGCGTCGTGGCGACGTCGTGGCCGAGATCACGACATACCGCGCTGATGAGTACGACGGCGCGACCCGCAAGCCCACAGTCTCCTTCGGCGACAGCCTCGAGGGCGACCTCGCGCGCCGTGACTTCACTGTGAACTCCATGGCGGTGGCGCTGCCGTCGCTCGAGTTCATCGATCCGTTCGGCGGCCTCGAGGACCTCGCGGGAGGGCTGCTGCGGACCCCGATCGAGCCGACGGTGTCCTTTGGCGACGATCCGCTGCGGATGATGCGCGCCGCGCGTTTCGCCTCGCAGCTCGGCTTCGAGATCGAGCCCGCGACCTTCTCCGCGATGCACGAGATGTCCGGCCGCATCGAGATCGTGAGCGCCGAGCGCGTGCGAGACGAGCTCACCAAGCTGCTGCTCGGCGGCGACGTCCGCGCGGGCCTCACCGCGCTGGTCGACTCCGGCATCGCCGACGTGATCCTGCCCGAGCTCCCCGCGCTGCGGCTGGCCGTCGACGCGAGCCATCACCACAAGGACGTCTACGAGCACACCCTCACGGTGGTCGACCAGGCGATCGACCTCGAGACGGATGCGGACGGGCCCGTCCCTGGTCCGGACCTGACCCTGCGCCTCGCCGCGCTTCTGCACGATATCGGCAAGCCGCCCACGAAGCGCCTGGAGGCAGGAGGGGTCGTCACCTTCCACCACCACGAGATCGTGGGCGCGAAGATGTCGACCAAGCGGCTCAAGGCGCTGCGCTTCGACAAGGAGACCACCAAGGCGGTCAACCTCCTCGTGTCGCTGCACCTGCGATTCCACGGCTATGCCGACGCCCGTTGGTCGGACTCGGCGGTGCGTCGCTACGTGACGGACGCGGGCGACCAGCTCGAGCGCCTCCACCGGCTCACGCGCGCCGACGTCACGACCGGCAACCGACGCAAGGCCGACCGCCTGTCCTTCGCGTACGACGACCTCGAGCACCGGATCGCCGAGCTGCGCGAGCAGGAGGAGATCGACGCGATCCGCCCCGACCTCGACGGCACGCAGATCATGGAGATCCTCGGGATCAGGCCCGGGCGCGAGGTCGGTCAGGCGTACAAGCACCTGCTCGATTTGCGCATGGAGCACGGTCCGCTCGGCGCGGAGCGCGCGGAGGCCGAGCTGCGCGCGTGGTGGGCGGAGCGCTCTTCGTAG
- the ald gene encoding alanine dehydrogenase, with amino-acid sequence MHVGIPAEIKNNEKRVAITPAGVHEFVKHGHTVTIEAGAGLGSAFTDEEYVAAGATLGTVEEAWAQPMVLKVKEPIASEYKYLRDDLLLFTYLHLAADEALTQALVAAGTTAIAYETVELPDGSLPLLAPMSEVAGRMATMVGAFNLQSSAGGRGVLLGGVPGVRPAKVTVLGAGMSGQNAISQAVGLGAEVTVLDLSIPRLRQLDALYAGRVKTVVSSAYEVEQACLEADLVVGAVLVAGDKAPKLVSHDLVSRMKPGSVLVDIAIDQGGCFEDSHATTHAEPTFQVEGSIFYCVANMPGAVGNTSTLALTNATLPYAVRLANDGWEVATAKDPSLARGLATVGGKIVHGPVAEIFPELPAAV; translated from the coding sequence ATGCACGTCGGCATCCCCGCAGAGATCAAGAACAACGAGAAGCGCGTGGCGATCACGCCTGCCGGTGTGCACGAGTTCGTGAAGCACGGCCACACCGTCACGATCGAGGCCGGCGCCGGTCTCGGCAGCGCCTTCACCGACGAGGAGTACGTCGCCGCGGGTGCGACTCTCGGCACGGTCGAGGAGGCCTGGGCCCAGCCGATGGTCCTCAAGGTCAAGGAGCCCATCGCCTCCGAGTACAAGTACCTCCGCGACGACCTCCTGCTCTTCACCTACCTGCACCTCGCCGCCGACGAGGCGCTCACCCAGGCGCTCGTCGCCGCGGGCACGACCGCGATCGCGTACGAGACCGTCGAGCTGCCGGACGGCTCGCTGCCGCTGCTCGCCCCGATGTCCGAGGTCGCGGGCCGCATGGCGACGATGGTCGGCGCGTTCAACCTCCAGTCCTCGGCCGGCGGCCGCGGCGTGCTGCTCGGCGGCGTCCCGGGCGTCCGTCCGGCGAAGGTCACCGTGCTCGGCGCCGGCATGTCCGGCCAGAACGCGATCTCGCAGGCCGTCGGCCTGGGTGCCGAGGTCACGGTGCTCGACCTGTCGATCCCGCGCCTGCGCCAGCTCGACGCGCTGTACGCCGGTCGCGTCAAGACCGTCGTCTCCTCGGCCTACGAGGTCGAGCAGGCGTGCCTCGAGGCCGACCTGGTCGTCGGAGCGGTGCTCGTCGCGGGCGACAAGGCGCCGAAGCTCGTCTCCCACGACCTCGTGTCGCGCATGAAGCCGGGCTCGGTGCTCGTCGACATCGCTATCGACCAGGGCGGCTGCTTCGAGGACTCGCACGCCACGACCCACGCCGAGCCGACCTTCCAGGTCGAGGGCTCGATCTTCTACTGCGTCGCCAACATGCCGGGCGCGGTCGGCAACACCTCGACCCTCGCGCTGACCAACGCGACCCTGCCCTACGCGGTGCGCCTCGCGAACGACGGCTGGGAGGTCGCCACGGCCAAGGACCCGTCGCTCGCACGCGGCCTTGCCACCGTCGGCGGCAAGATCGTCCACGGCCCCGTGGCGGAGATCTTCCCGGAGCTCCCTGCGGCGGTCTGA
- a CDS encoding DUF6049 family protein has product MIRRLRPLLTLVVAGAIAGAPLTALGASAPAAVDEETSTEITGVISDASPTVVESDSTLSITTTLDADSSAAYAGRQVHLRITDKALRSHAKIAEFLDSPESFGRHTVAEEMLADHTSTDAEEGTSVTLSAEAADLGLPKRRAGVYGVTVTVIGADGAVTVDSMVITWAPVDLPDLQIATVATVTGSATRAAALMEAADTTGVTLLVDPALETNVPTSAAELFRMPAGNADLTSLARAGDSSLIEYAVGDANSDASAVLRYSSLLAPVAVADRPTLRAAMAAGVEAVILEPRFDADGVRGGGDAAVVDVTLGDDSITVVRPDEELSEILRAGSMDVVSGASRMVAETAVTALYGDEDLVVVSPGQSWTLGDGTESALDAMLEAPWVEAVPLSTALDAEDLPTGKPASKKTDTGDDLDTESVSELAAALEGVQVIASTATDPTATLQYYALDLLRAVSLPSRAGLGTRAALVSGALTTAEEAIGGVSVATSSDINFIAAEGELPVTVRNTTAQELTVIVAAASNSPELQITGRPEVTIPAGSDAVVQIPVSAVSSANVVVYVTIRTVEGDIISEPQNLTVRVRADWGNAATAVFSVLLVLLLIAGVIRTIRRGRRDTRVKPSDLDAPVDETPSDTETRDNT; this is encoded by the coding sequence GTGATCCGTCGGCTTCGCCCGCTGCTCACGCTGGTGGTGGCGGGTGCGATCGCGGGCGCACCCCTGACCGCGCTCGGCGCTTCGGCGCCGGCGGCCGTCGACGAGGAGACCTCCACCGAGATCACCGGCGTCATCTCGGACGCGAGTCCCACCGTCGTCGAGAGCGACTCGACGCTCAGCATCACGACCACGCTCGACGCTGACTCGTCGGCCGCCTACGCGGGCCGTCAGGTCCACCTGCGGATCACCGACAAGGCGCTGCGCTCGCACGCGAAGATCGCGGAGTTCCTCGACTCCCCCGAGAGCTTCGGTCGCCACACGGTCGCGGAGGAGATGCTCGCTGACCACACCTCCACAGATGCGGAGGAGGGCACGTCGGTGACGCTGTCCGCCGAGGCTGCTGACCTAGGGCTCCCCAAGCGCCGCGCCGGCGTGTACGGCGTCACCGTGACGGTCATCGGCGCCGACGGCGCGGTCACGGTGGACTCGATGGTGATCACGTGGGCCCCCGTCGACCTTCCGGATCTTCAGATCGCGACCGTCGCGACCGTGACGGGAAGCGCCACGCGCGCGGCCGCGCTCATGGAGGCGGCCGACACGACGGGCGTGACGCTGCTCGTCGACCCCGCGCTCGAGACGAACGTGCCGACCTCGGCGGCCGAGCTCTTCCGCATGCCGGCGGGCAACGCCGACCTGACCTCGCTCGCGCGGGCGGGCGACTCCTCCCTGATCGAGTACGCCGTCGGGGACGCCAACAGCGACGCCTCAGCCGTGCTGCGGTACTCGTCCCTCCTCGCTCCGGTCGCGGTCGCTGACCGCCCCACGCTGCGCGCGGCGATGGCAGCTGGGGTCGAGGCCGTCATCCTCGAGCCACGCTTCGACGCCGACGGCGTCCGGGGCGGCGGTGACGCGGCCGTCGTCGACGTCACGCTGGGCGACGACAGCATCACCGTGGTCCGCCCTGACGAGGAGCTCAGCGAGATCCTGCGCGCGGGTTCCATGGACGTCGTGTCGGGGGCGTCGCGCATGGTCGCCGAGACGGCCGTGACCGCCCTGTACGGCGACGAGGACCTCGTCGTCGTCTCCCCCGGTCAATCCTGGACGCTGGGCGACGGCACCGAGTCCGCCCTCGACGCGATGCTCGAGGCGCCGTGGGTCGAGGCCGTGCCGCTGTCCACCGCCCTCGACGCCGAGGACCTGCCCACGGGCAAGCCCGCCTCGAAGAAGACGGACACGGGGGACGATCTCGACACCGAGTCCGTCTCCGAGCTCGCGGCGGCACTCGAGGGTGTCCAGGTGATCGCGTCGACCGCGACCGACCCGACCGCTACCTTGCAGTACTACGCACTCGACCTGCTGCGGGCCGTCTCCCTGCCGTCTCGAGCCGGTCTCGGTACCCGCGCCGCTCTGGTCTCGGGGGCGCTCACTACTGCAGAGGAAGCGATCGGCGGCGTCTCCGTCGCGACCTCCTCTGACATCAACTTCATCGCCGCCGAAGGTGAGCTCCCGGTGACGGTCCGCAACACCACCGCACAGGAGCTGACCGTCATCGTCGCCGCAGCCTCGAACTCGCCCGAGCTGCAGATCACGGGAAGGCCGGAGGTCACGATCCCCGCGGGTTCGGACGCGGTGGTGCAGATCCCGGTCAGCGCGGTCTCCTCTGCGAACGTCGTGGTCTACGTGACGATCCGCACCGTCGAGGGCGACATCATCTCGGAGCCCCAGAACCTCACCGTGCGCGTGCGCGCGGACTGGGGAAACGCGGCGACGGCGGTCTTCTCAGTGCTGCTCGTGCTGCTCCTCATCGCGGGCGTGATCCGCACCATCCGACGTGGACGCCGGGACACCCGAGTGAAGCCCTCCGACCTCGACGCTCCTGTGGATGAGACGCCTTCCGACACCGAGACGCGCGACAATACCTGA